A portion of the Sulfurospirillum diekertiae genome contains these proteins:
- a CDS encoding DMT family transporter: MKGYFPVIVLLGASVLWGLSWIPLKAINAMGIQGIALSFGAYGIIALVMSPQLVRQRALGWKHRNMMFWIALFGGGANLTFTYALINGEVIRVMVLFYLLPVWGVLGGYFFLKERIDRWRWVGVVAAVLGAFLILGGFKIFSTSPSWIDALALLSGLLFALNNLLFRFAQSVPVASKIGAMFYGCFILAGLLLLGKVEPFPLEVSIHAWGALGLYALIWLLLANIGSQWGVTHMEAGRSSIIIIMELITAVISATLIAGETMDFREYIGGFLILSAALIEALRTQEDETKERE, from the coding sequence ATGAAAGGCTACTTTCCCGTCATTGTTTTACTCGGTGCTTCTGTTTTATGGGGGCTTTCATGGATTCCGCTCAAAGCCATCAATGCGATGGGTATACAGGGTATTGCTTTGAGTTTTGGAGCATATGGCATTATCGCTTTGGTGATGAGCCCACAACTTGTAAGACAAAGAGCGTTAGGGTGGAAACATCGAAACATGATGTTTTGGATTGCCTTATTCGGTGGAGGAGCTAACTTGACATTTACCTATGCACTCATTAATGGTGAAGTGATTCGTGTGATGGTGCTTTTTTACCTTTTGCCCGTATGGGGCGTTTTGGGTGGCTACTTTTTTTTAAAAGAGCGCATTGATAGGTGGCGTTGGGTTGGGGTCGTTGCGGCTGTCTTAGGTGCGTTTTTGATTTTAGGTGGCTTTAAAATCTTTAGCACTTCGCCTTCATGGATTGATGCGTTAGCGCTTCTCTCAGGGCTTTTATTTGCGCTCAATAACCTGCTTTTTCGCTTTGCGCAAAGCGTACCTGTTGCCTCTAAAATAGGGGCGATGTTTTACGGCTGTTTTATCTTAGCAGGACTTTTACTCTTAGGGAAGGTTGAGCCTTTCCCACTAGAAGTTAGTATACATGCGTGGGGAGCACTTGGATTGTATGCACTGATTTGGCTTTTGCTTGCCAATATCGGTTCGCAATGGGGCGTGACCCATATGGAAGCAGGGCGTTCGTCCATTATTATCATTATGGAGCTGATCACCGCGGTGATTTCCGCAACGCTGATTGCGGGGGAGACGATGGATTTTAGAGAATATATCGGTGGATTTTTAATCCTCAGTGCAGCCTTGATAGAGGCACTGCGCACGCAAGAAGATGAGACAAAGGAGAGAGAATGA
- a CDS encoding LysE family translocator: MGEYSFLLAIATVFILGTMSPGPSFILIAKTAVSKSRKEGFGVAIGLGMGAVVFSLLAIFGLYAILKTVPFLYGALKIVGGMYLVYLAYKMWKYADTPLETKLSLEQKPKSFAKAILFGFATQMSNPKTAIIIGSIFAALLPQEIPPFGTLFVCLIAFIIDVSWYSCVVGLLSTQKAQKIYLRTKKYIDRIAGSVLGVLGLKLALDRA, encoded by the coding sequence ATGGGCGAATACTCTTTTCTTTTAGCGATAGCGACGGTGTTTATATTGGGGACGATGAGTCCGGGGCCTAGTTTTATTTTGATTGCCAAAACGGCTGTTTCAAAGTCTCGTAAAGAGGGGTTTGGGGTTGCGATTGGTTTAGGGATGGGTGCGGTTGTCTTTTCGCTTTTAGCCATCTTTGGGCTCTATGCTATTTTGAAAACCGTGCCTTTTTTGTATGGCGCTTTAAAAATCGTAGGAGGCATGTACCTTGTCTATTTAGCCTATAAAATGTGGAAATACGCCGATACGCCTTTAGAGACCAAGCTTAGTTTGGAGCAAAAACCAAAGAGCTTTGCCAAAGCCATTTTATTTGGGTTTGCAACACAAATGAGCAATCCAAAAACCGCCATCATCATCGGAAGTATTTTTGCCGCTTTGCTTCCCCAAGAGATACCGCCTTTTGGAACGCTGTTTGTTTGCCTCATCGCGTTTATCATCGATGTTTCATGGTACTCGTGCGTTGTAGGACTGTTATCGACACAAAAAGCCCAAAAGATATATTTACGCACTAAAAAGTACATCGATAGAATTGCAGGAAGTGTTTTGGGCGTGCTAGGTCTTAAGTTAGCGTTGGATAGGGCGTAG
- a CDS encoding mercuric transporter MerT family protein, with protein sequence MKKEILGVLTALLSALAATACCLPPLLFLLFGISFGFLSFLEVLTPFRIPLSLLSLFVLWLSWRSYAHHTFTCNPQKRKRYLWFYSIILGIILILLLYPEVANLFIEDVE encoded by the coding sequence ATGAAAAAAGAGATTCTAGGCGTACTAACAGCACTGCTCTCAGCCCTTGCCGCCACGGCATGTTGTCTGCCGCCTTTGCTGTTTTTACTCTTTGGAATCTCTTTTGGATTTTTAAGTTTCCTAGAAGTCCTTACCCCATTTCGTATACCGCTCTCTTTATTGTCGCTCTTTGTTTTGTGGCTTTCATGGCGTAGTTACGCGCATCATACCTTTACATGTAATCCTCAAAAGAGAAAGCGTTATCTTTGGTTTTATTCAATAATTTTAGGGATAATCCTCATCCTATTGCTTTATCCCGAAGTAGCAAATCTTTTCATAGAGGATGTAGAATGA
- the atzF gene encoding allophanate hydrolase, with the protein MTLLHVKQNYAQNMCTPRELVQQIKECIAHFSDNPIWLHVLSDAELEPYLTRLEHAKMEELPLYGVPFAIKDNIDLAGIPTTAACPDFSYLPERSAYVVERLIEAGAIPIGKTNLDQFATGLVGTRSPYGACQNSIDSAYISGGSSSGSAVSVALDMVVFSLGTDTAGSGRVPAAFNNLLGFKASKGVVSTSGVVPACRSLDCVSLFCKEASDVSTIFEIMASFDEEDVYARALPPQKSTIPFNFTFGVPKASDLQFFGDTEAKVLFEKSIQRLIGLGGIPKVIDFNPFLEAANLLYSGPWVAERYFATQTLLHTSPESFLEVTRAIIAQGEMKKASEYFEAEYQLKAYRRAAEKILAEVDFCVTPTTGTIYTIEAVQADPITLNSNLGYYTNFMNLLDLVAYALPAGERSNHLPFGITLFADHFNDRALLEMGERYRKESV; encoded by the coding sequence ATGACACTTTTACATGTAAAGCAAAATTACGCTCAAAATATGTGTACACCGAGAGAACTGGTGCAACAAATCAAAGAGTGTATCGCACACTTTTCAGACAATCCTATCTGGTTACATGTTTTAAGCGATGCAGAACTAGAGCCTTATTTAACAAGACTTGAGCATGCCAAGATGGAAGAGTTACCCCTTTACGGTGTGCCCTTTGCTATAAAAGACAACATTGACTTAGCGGGTATTCCCACCACGGCGGCATGTCCAGACTTTAGCTATCTACCAGAGCGATCTGCTTATGTGGTAGAGCGTTTGATTGAAGCAGGAGCCATTCCTATTGGCAAAACTAATCTTGACCAATTTGCCACAGGGCTTGTGGGTACACGTTCGCCTTATGGCGCTTGTCAAAACAGCATTGACTCAGCGTATATTTCAGGGGGCTCTAGTTCAGGCAGTGCGGTCAGTGTTGCCCTTGATATGGTCGTTTTTTCTCTAGGAACCGATACCGCAGGTTCAGGCAGAGTGCCTGCGGCGTTTAATAATCTCTTAGGCTTTAAAGCCAGCAAAGGAGTCGTGAGCACTTCAGGTGTAGTCCCCGCATGTCGTAGCTTGGACTGTGTCTCGTTGTTTTGTAAAGAAGCAAGCGATGTTTCAACGATCTTTGAGATTATGGCATCGTTTGATGAAGAAGATGTTTATGCCAGAGCATTACCACCCCAAAAGAGTACGATACCCTTCAACTTTACCTTTGGTGTGCCCAAGGCGAGCGATCTTCAATTTTTCGGAGACACAGAGGCAAAAGTGCTGTTTGAGAAGAGTATTCAGCGCTTGATTGGCTTAGGCGGCATACCTAAAGTGATTGATTTTAACCCCTTTTTAGAAGCGGCCAATTTGCTCTACAGTGGACCATGGGTTGCCGAACGCTATTTTGCGACCCAAACACTGCTGCACACATCGCCTGAGAGCTTTTTAGAGGTGACGCGTGCCATTATTGCCCAAGGAGAGATGAAAAAAGCGAGTGAATATTTTGAAGCAGAGTATCAACTCAAAGCGTATCGAAGAGCGGCGGAGAAGATTTTGGCCGAAGTGGACTTTTGTGTAACGCCGACCACAGGAACAATTTATACCATTGAAGCTGTTCAGGCTGACCCTATAACGCTCAATAGTAATTTAGGCTATTACACCAATTTTATGAATCTTCTGGATCTTGTGGCATACGCTTTACCAGCAGGAGAACGAAGTAATCATCTGCCATTTGGCATTACCCTCTTTGCCGATCATTTTAACGATAGAGCATTATTGGAGATGGGTGAACGTTATCGTAAGGAGTCTGTATGA
- a CDS encoding transglutaminase domain-containing protein, with product MQRRTFMKGCVALGASSVILPQVSILEASEPKSKTRIFFVTNSYNLKHENTKGLTKLWVPLPQETSYQKVSDFKFSSNATNAYVTDKNSYKARTLYAEWKNGGEKVLEVTYTITTYERNSDLSKATASTKYPKDVVHYLKPTAHIPTSGKVKELALKITATSKTPLEKAKAIYLWVTENMYRDNAVVGCGVGDAGKAIEQNIMGGKCTDISSVFVALLRSVGVPAREIFGIRLGSSRYSKACGSSDEKGLAKITGAEHCRAEFYLDGSGWVPCDPADVAKVILTEKMTLNDPLIKEVREYFFGNWEMNWMGYNTARDFVLTPTPAQKPLNMFGYPYAEVEDEVLDYYAPAAFTYSFNSQEKL from the coding sequence ATGCAAAGAAGAACGTTTATGAAAGGCTGCGTAGCACTCGGTGCCAGTTCGGTCATCCTCCCTCAGGTTTCGATTTTAGAAGCCAGTGAGCCAAAGAGCAAAACTCGTATTTTTTTCGTCACAAACAGTTATAACCTTAAGCACGAAAATACAAAGGGTTTGACTAAACTCTGGGTTCCACTTCCACAAGAAACAAGCTATCAAAAAGTGAGCGATTTTAAATTTAGCTCCAATGCAACAAACGCCTATGTCACCGATAAAAACAGCTACAAAGCTAGAACGCTTTACGCTGAGTGGAAAAACGGCGGCGAAAAAGTACTCGAAGTGACCTATACGATTACGACGTATGAGCGCAATTCTGACCTCTCAAAAGCAACCGCTTCAACCAAATACCCCAAAGATGTTGTACATTACCTCAAACCAACGGCACACATTCCTACAAGCGGCAAAGTCAAAGAACTTGCACTGAAAATTACCGCAACCTCTAAAACGCCTCTTGAAAAAGCTAAAGCGATTTATCTTTGGGTCACTGAAAATATGTACCGTGACAACGCCGTAGTTGGTTGTGGCGTAGGTGATGCAGGCAAGGCTATAGAGCAGAACATTATGGGCGGTAAATGCACCGATATTAGCTCTGTTTTTGTAGCACTTCTTAGAAGTGTCGGAGTGCCGGCTCGTGAAATCTTTGGTATCCGTTTAGGCAGTTCTCGTTACTCAAAAGCATGCGGAAGCAGTGATGAAAAAGGGTTGGCAAAAATTACTGGCGCGGAGCATTGTCGAGCGGAGTTTTATCTTGATGGTTCTGGTTGGGTTCCATGCGATCCTGCCGATGTGGCTAAAGTCATCTTGACCGAGAAAATGACGCTGAACGATCCGCTCATTAAAGAAGTGCGTGAATATTTCTTCGGCAACTGGGAGATGAACTGGATGGGCTATAACACGGCACGTGATTTTGTGTTAACGCCAACCCCAGCGCAAAAACCACTCAATATGTTTGGTTATCCGTACGCCGAAGTCGAAGATGAAGTGTTAGATTACTACGCTCCAGCCGCCTTTACGTATAGCTTTAATTCACAAGAAAAACTTTAA
- a CDS encoding response regulator, producing the protein MHFLVVDDSSTMRRILCNTLGSIGYSTTEAEDGLDALKKIKSQKFDAIMTDWNMPKMNGLELVRNLRAMEEYKYTPIIMVTTEGGKREVITAIKEGVNNYIVKPFTANVLREKLKEIV; encoded by the coding sequence ATGCATTTTTTAGTGGTTGATGATAGCTCAACAATGCGCAGAATTTTGTGCAATACCTTAGGCAGTATCGGTTACAGTACAACAGAAGCTGAAGACGGGCTGGATGCGCTTAAAAAAATCAAAAGTCAAAAATTTGATGCCATCATGACTGACTGGAACATGCCTAAAATGAACGGCTTAGAGCTTGTACGTAATCTTCGAGCAATGGAAGAGTATAAATACACTCCCATCATTATGGTCACGACAGAAGGTGGCAAGCGTGAAGTCATTACGGCGATCAAAGAGGGTGTTAATAATTATATTGTCAAGCCATTTACGGCTAACGTTCTTCGTGAAAAGCTGAAAGAGATCGTCTAA
- a CDS encoding DEAD/DEAH box helicase yields MENNTTTFESFGLHPEILKAVVEAGFTEPSPVQVEAIPLVLAGNDIVAQAQTGTGKTAAFGLPTLSMLDQHLNKVQLLVITPTRELATQVSDELYSLGRFCGIKTVTIYGGSSYSRQIGLIEKGASVIVATPGRMLDLLKNGRLPGFAPKMVVLDEADEMLDMGFLEDIEEIFTYLPKERQTLLFSATMPDPIKRLASKILHEPKFVSITPKDHTTNEDIEQLYYVINEYERDDAMIRLLDALEPEKSIVFCRTKKEVDRLSTQLMAVGHAAKGLHGDMEQNQRESVIKAFRSSQIEILVATDVAARGLNVADISHVFNYHMPFDPESYVHRIGRTGRAGKKGTAITLVTPIEFHSMQRIGKKVGSKIEHRIVPSLRDVKENKLVKIADDIKNAELNENASKLLSILEEEMDMSQIALKLLSNLLKENTPVGPDKIGLDKKTLESVVKNIEERDGGRGGRSGGYRGNSGGGYRGSRDGGGYRGNSGGSRDGGGYRGTSSTGSRDGGGYKGSNPRDGGSRDAARPPRGDGVPRSDSRGESRNPFAKEGSSSAPREGGGYKGTRDSGDSRPPRAPRADRPSAPRSDAGRAPKAAPRNAYKKD; encoded by the coding sequence ATGGAAAACAACACAACCACATTTGAATCATTTGGCTTACACCCAGAGATTCTTAAAGCCGTCGTAGAGGCTGGCTTTACAGAACCAAGCCCCGTACAAGTAGAAGCAATCCCTTTAGTGCTAGCGGGTAACGACATCGTTGCACAAGCACAAACCGGTACAGGAAAAACAGCTGCTTTTGGACTCCCAACACTCAGTATGCTCGATCAACATCTCAATAAAGTACAACTTTTAGTCATTACGCCCACACGTGAACTTGCAACCCAAGTGAGCGATGAGCTTTACTCATTAGGTCGCTTTTGTGGCATTAAAACCGTTACGATCTACGGTGGTAGTTCGTATTCACGCCAAATTGGCTTGATCGAAAAAGGTGCTAGCGTTATCGTAGCAACACCTGGTCGTATGCTTGATCTTCTTAAAAACGGCAGACTTCCAGGTTTTGCACCTAAGATGGTCGTTTTAGATGAAGCGGATGAAATGCTCGATATGGGCTTTTTAGAAGACATTGAAGAAATCTTTACTTACCTTCCAAAAGAGCGTCAAACCCTTCTTTTCTCAGCAACAATGCCAGATCCTATCAAACGCCTTGCAAGTAAAATCTTACATGAGCCAAAATTTGTCAGCATTACGCCAAAAGATCACACCACAAACGAAGACATTGAACAACTTTACTACGTGATCAACGAATATGAGAGAGACGATGCGATGATTCGTCTTTTAGATGCACTTGAGCCTGAAAAATCCATCGTATTCTGCCGTACCAAAAAAGAGGTTGACAGACTTTCAACACAACTCATGGCAGTTGGACATGCCGCTAAAGGCTTACACGGCGATATGGAGCAAAATCAACGTGAGAGCGTTATTAAAGCATTCCGTAGTTCACAAATCGAAATCCTTGTCGCAACCGACGTTGCAGCACGTGGTCTAAACGTTGCTGACATCAGCCACGTTTTCAACTACCATATGCCATTTGATCCAGAGAGTTACGTTCACCGTATCGGAAGAACCGGACGTGCGGGCAAAAAAGGTACGGCGATTACTTTAGTAACGCCTATTGAATTTCACTCCATGCAACGTATCGGTAAAAAAGTCGGCTCTAAAATCGAGCACAGAATTGTTCCAAGTTTACGCGATGTGAAAGAGAACAAACTGGTTAAAATTGCTGATGATATTAAAAATGCTGAACTCAATGAAAATGCAAGCAAACTTCTTTCGATTCTTGAAGAAGAGATGGATATGTCGCAAATCGCGCTTAAACTTCTCTCAAACCTTTTGAAAGAAAATACACCAGTAGGTCCTGATAAAATCGGTTTAGATAAAAAAACCTTAGAGTCTGTGGTTAAAAACATCGAAGAGCGTGATGGTGGTCGTGGCGGCAGAAGTGGCGGTTACAGAGGAAACTCTGGCGGCGGTTACAGAGGCTCACGTGATGGTGGCGGCTATAGAGGAAACTCTGGCGGATCACGCGATGGCGGCGGCTATCGAGGTACATCATCCACAGGTTCACGTGATGGTGGCGGATACAAAGGTTCTAACCCACGTGATGGCGGAAGCAGAGATGCAGCACGTCCTCCAAGAGGCGATGGCGTTCCTAGAAGTGATAGCAGAGGCGAGAGCCGTAACCCTTTTGCCAAAGAGGGAAGCAGTTCAGCACCACGCGAAGGCGGCGGATACAAAGGGACTCGTGATAGCGGCGATAGCAGACCACCACGCGCTCCAAGAGCCGATAGACCAAGTGCACCACGCTCTGATGCAGGACGTGCTCCAAAAGCCGCTCCTAGAAACGCTTACAAAAAAGACTAA
- a CDS encoding carboxyltransferase domain-containing protein yields MPLYLGSRSTFSLGLFGGHAGRALLAGDVLHVDAMVAKEACFETITPYRSFTNEWRIGVLYGPHGAPDFFTNEDIKAFFEARWEVHYNSNRTGVRLIGPKPTWARSDGGEAGLHPSNIHDTAYAIGAVDFTGDMPVILGPDGPSLGGFVCPVTIVSAELWKIGQLRAGDTVTFVPICHDEAMQMLRLQDEALCSLKTYDERAMLCEKEIGSPVLYYDESSALLPSVTFRQSGDSNLLIEYGEMQLDISLRFRIHVLMQAVVDANIHGVIELTPGIRSLQIHFNPRLCEREALMQTVQSLELSLPSIEDIEVPARIVHLPLSWDDEQTRIAIDKYMKIVRPDAPWCPSNIEFIRRINGLESIDEVKRILFEASYLVMGLGDVYLGAPVATPLDPRHRLVTTKYNPARTWTPENAVGIGGAYMCVYGMEGPGGYQFVGRTVQMWNRHRQTEDFKEGKPWLLRFFDQIRFYEVSAEELLRLREDFPRGRAKLRIEETTFSLKKYQTFLDENETTIKAFKATQQHAFEEERNMWERTGLANFTSQSAHEEHHDESASVVIDDDKEAVEAPIQGNLWKILAKVGHTVKEGEPLAIVESMKMEVEIESPEDGVIVDILCEEGESIYAGKQLFILEPLKA; encoded by the coding sequence GTGCCTTTGTATTTAGGAAGCCGTTCGACGTTCTCTTTAGGACTTTTTGGCGGACATGCGGGAAGAGCATTGCTTGCAGGAGATGTGCTGCATGTGGATGCCATGGTTGCCAAAGAAGCGTGTTTTGAGACCATTACCCCTTATCGTTCATTTACAAATGAGTGGCGCATTGGAGTGTTGTATGGACCACATGGCGCACCCGATTTTTTTACCAATGAAGATATCAAAGCCTTTTTTGAAGCCCGTTGGGAAGTGCATTACAACTCTAATCGCACGGGGGTAAGACTCATCGGTCCTAAACCTACATGGGCGCGTAGTGATGGTGGAGAAGCAGGTTTGCATCCTTCCAATATTCACGATACCGCCTATGCTATTGGTGCGGTGGATTTTACGGGCGATATGCCCGTTATCTTAGGTCCTGATGGTCCAAGTTTGGGCGGTTTTGTCTGTCCTGTGACGATTGTCAGTGCGGAGCTTTGGAAGATAGGACAACTACGTGCAGGCGACACCGTCACCTTTGTACCTATCTGCCATGATGAAGCGATGCAGATGCTTCGCTTGCAAGATGAAGCGCTTTGTTCACTGAAGACGTATGACGAACGAGCGATGTTGTGTGAAAAAGAGATAGGCTCACCCGTTTTATACTATGATGAAAGCAGTGCGCTTTTGCCAAGTGTGACCTTTCGTCAATCAGGCGATAGCAATTTACTGATTGAATACGGAGAAATGCAGCTCGATATTAGCTTACGTTTTCGCATTCATGTGCTGATGCAAGCGGTGGTTGATGCCAACATCCACGGTGTGATTGAATTGACACCGGGAATCCGTTCGTTACAGATTCATTTTAATCCACGTTTGTGTGAGCGTGAAGCACTGATGCAAACGGTGCAGAGTTTAGAGCTCTCTTTACCTTCCATAGAAGATATTGAAGTGCCTGCGCGCATCGTGCATTTGCCGCTTTCATGGGATGATGAACAAACGCGCATTGCGATTGATAAGTATATGAAAATTGTCCGTCCTGATGCACCATGGTGTCCAAGCAATATTGAATTTATTCGTCGCATTAACGGATTAGAGAGCATTGATGAGGTCAAACGTATTCTGTTTGAAGCGAGCTATTTGGTCATGGGCTTGGGCGATGTGTATCTGGGTGCTCCTGTGGCAACGCCGCTTGATCCAAGGCATCGACTGGTGACGACCAAATACAATCCTGCTCGTACATGGACACCTGAAAACGCTGTAGGAATTGGCGGGGCATATATGTGTGTGTACGGTATGGAAGGACCAGGAGGCTATCAGTTTGTAGGACGAACCGTTCAAATGTGGAATCGCCACCGTCAAACCGAAGATTTTAAAGAGGGGAAACCGTGGTTATTGCGCTTTTTTGACCAAATTCGTTTTTACGAAGTGAGTGCGGAAGAGTTACTGCGTTTGCGTGAAGATTTCCCCAGAGGGCGAGCTAAATTGCGTATTGAAGAGACAACCTTTAGCCTCAAAAAGTACCAAACGTTTTTAGATGAGAATGAGACCACTATCAAAGCCTTTAAAGCCACTCAGCAACACGCATTTGAAGAAGAGCGCAACATGTGGGAACGCACGGGACTTGCTAATTTTACCTCACAAAGTGCACACGAAGAGCATCATGATGAGAGTGCTTCAGTGGTGATTGATGACGATAAAGAAGCGGTTGAAGCTCCTATACAAGGCAATTTATGGAAGATTTTAGCCAAAGTAGGTCACACCGTGAAAGAGGGTGAACCCTTAGCGATTGTCGAGTCGATGAAGATGGAAGTAGAAATTGAATCGCCTGAAGATGGTGTGATTGTGGATATTTTGTGTGAAGAGGGTGAGAGTATTTATGCGGGCAAACAACTTTTCATCTTAGAGCCTTTGAAAGCGTAG
- a CDS encoding DNA adenine methylase, translating to MNYIGSKAKLLPFIHATIEAFVGQDLSSKVFCDLFAGSGIVGHSFAQKGCTILSNDLEYYSYVLNHALLLTGELDDASNIITLLNELPLKEGLMYHYYCHGSGSGRNYFSDENGKKIDALRQGIETYKKDEKRYFFLLASLLLSADKVANTASVYSAFLKHLKPLAHVPLSLEPLDYQPTYKSHQIFCEDANVLISKIKGDILYLDPPYNRRQYGANYHILNTIAHYDHFNPKGKTGVRSYESSSFCKPISALHALEKLIKEAQFSYIFLSYNDEGLIVCEEIASMMRKYGKYNNVKVPHQRFKSYQNRFKKRLNYEHLHILEKI from the coding sequence ATGAACTATATTGGTTCAAAAGCAAAGCTTCTTCCTTTTATTCATGCCACCATAGAAGCTTTTGTGGGGCAGGATCTCTCTTCCAAAGTCTTTTGTGATCTTTTTGCGGGTAGTGGCATTGTCGGGCACTCCTTCGCGCAAAAAGGGTGCACGATTTTAAGCAACGATCTTGAATACTACAGTTATGTGCTCAATCATGCGCTTTTGCTAACAGGCGAGCTTGATGATGCCTCTAACATCATAACATTACTGAATGAATTACCTCTCAAAGAAGGGCTGATGTACCACTATTATTGTCACGGCAGTGGGAGTGGAAGAAACTATTTTAGTGATGAAAATGGCAAAAAAATAGATGCCTTGCGCCAAGGGATCGAAACCTATAAAAAAGATGAAAAACGCTACTTTTTTCTTTTAGCATCTCTACTTCTTAGTGCCGATAAAGTTGCCAATACGGCTTCCGTGTACAGCGCTTTTTTAAAACACTTAAAACCTTTAGCCCACGTCCCATTATCGTTAGAACCATTGGATTATCAGCCAACGTACAAGTCTCATCAGATTTTTTGCGAAGATGCCAATGTGCTCATTTCCAAAATCAAAGGCGATATTCTCTATCTTGATCCACCGTATAATCGTCGCCAATATGGGGCGAATTATCATATTTTAAATACGATTGCACATTATGATCATTTTAACCCTAAAGGTAAAACAGGTGTCAGGAGTTACGAAAGCTCGTCTTTTTGTAAGCCGATAAGTGCTTTACACGCATTGGAAAAACTGATCAAAGAGGCACAATTTTCGTATATTTTTTTGAGCTACAATGATGAAGGATTAATCGTTTGTGAAGAGATTGCTTCCATGATGAGAAAGTATGGAAAATATAATAACGTAAAAGTGCCGCATCAACGCTTTAAATCCTATCAAAATAGATTCAAAAAACGCCTAAACTACGAGCATCTTCATATTTTGGAAAAAATTTAG
- a CDS encoding heavy-metal-associated domain-containing protein — MKKWLILLLPLMLFAKEEVVIKVAEMHCPLCTTAVKKALKSVEGVESSKVTLETKLAVVIAKDGIEDKTFLEAVKTTGYEGVIVSRHRLKE, encoded by the coding sequence ATGAAAAAATGGTTGATTTTATTGTTACCATTGATGCTCTTCGCCAAAGAAGAAGTGGTCATAAAAGTGGCTGAAATGCACTGTCCTTTGTGTACCACAGCGGTCAAAAAAGCACTCAAAAGTGTCGAAGGTGTTGAGTCATCTAAAGTGACGTTAGAGACAAAATTAGCCGTCGTCATTGCCAAAGATGGCATTGAAGATAAGACGTTTTTAGAAGCGGTGAAAACGACGGGGTATGAGGGTGTGATTGTCTCTCGGCATCGTTTGAAAGAGTGA
- a CDS encoding allophanate hydrolase-related protein, with protein MNQTIQIAVCGAHMQGLPLNHQLLSLEAVFIKTCKTVVGYRLFDVPQKLPPRPGMLKDSTSPYALALEVWEMPLENFGAFMVQIASPLCIGTVFLEDGSSVYGFLCEADALKGAEEISQYGGWRNYLTCKDQ; from the coding sequence ATGAATCAAACTATCCAAATTGCCGTATGCGGCGCACATATGCAAGGTCTGCCACTCAATCATCAACTACTCAGCCTAGAAGCTGTGTTTATCAAAACGTGCAAAACAGTTGTGGGATACCGCCTTTTTGATGTTCCTCAAAAACTGCCACCTCGTCCAGGAATGCTCAAAGACAGCACAAGTCCTTATGCTTTAGCGCTGGAAGTGTGGGAAATGCCCTTGGAAAACTTTGGGGCGTTTATGGTGCAAATCGCGTCACCCTTATGCATTGGAACCGTTTTTTTAGAAGATGGAAGCAGTGTGTATGGTTTTTTATGTGAAGCGGATGCCCTGAAAGGCGCAGAAGAAATCAGTCAATATGGTGGATGGCGAAACTATCTTACATGTAAAGATCAATAG